A genome region from Flavobacterium sp. CFS9 includes the following:
- a CDS encoding peptidase domain-containing ABC transporter, with amino-acid sequence MKKFTNYKQADYKDCGPTCLKIIAKHYGKTINIQELRDISETTREGSNLLFLSDAAEKIGFRTLGVKLSLERLEEAPLPCVLHWNKNHYVVLYKIKKNTYYISDPAFGLIEYNKEDFIKFWIGNNADESTQEGIALLIEATPKFFQSDFDKEDNHGLGFGLLAQYVLRYRSFLLQLSIGLLASSLLQLIFPFLTQSIVDVGIQNQNIHFIYLILFAQLFLFAGRTGLELIRSWILLHLSTRINISLISDFFIKLMNLPISFFDVRMTGDIMQRINDHRRIERILTTSSLNVLFSVINMFVMGGVLAYFNLKIFLVFFAGSLLYFGWITLFLKRREVLDYKRFAEVSSEQNKVMELINGMQEIKLHNAEKQKRWGWEYIQARLFRVSIKGLVLEQTQTIGSSVINELKNIFIIFLSAKLVIDGSITLGMMLAISSIVGSLNGPITQLIEFVRELQDAKISLARLSEIHEKEDETQQEVYQTSDVPFDSDIDINNLSYRYLGSDIPVLEDLTLKIPANKVTAIVGVSGSGKTTLMKLLLKFYEPEKGEINIGNTQLKNISQKAWRSNIGAVMQEGFIFSDTIANNIAIGVDKVDKERLVYAADVANIKEYISGLPLGYNTKIGAEGLGMSTGQKQRLLIARAVYKNPEVLFFDEATSALDANNEKEIMQKLDIFFKDKTVVVIAHRLSTVMNADQIVVLDKGKIIEIGSHSVLVEQKGNYFELVKNQLQLGN; translated from the coding sequence TTGAAAAAATTTACCAATTATAAGCAGGCCGATTATAAAGATTGTGGGCCGACGTGTTTAAAAATAATAGCGAAACATTACGGCAAAACAATCAACATTCAGGAGTTGAGAGACATCAGTGAAACAACTCGTGAAGGAAGTAATTTGCTTTTTTTGAGTGATGCGGCCGAGAAAATTGGTTTTAGAACTTTAGGGGTGAAATTAAGTCTCGAACGATTAGAAGAGGCTCCGCTTCCTTGTGTTCTGCATTGGAACAAAAATCATTATGTAGTACTTTACAAAATTAAAAAAAATACCTACTATATTTCGGATCCTGCCTTTGGTCTGATCGAATACAACAAAGAGGATTTTATTAAATTCTGGATCGGAAACAATGCAGACGAATCTACTCAGGAAGGAATAGCATTATTGATTGAAGCGACTCCTAAATTCTTTCAATCTGATTTTGATAAAGAAGACAATCATGGACTCGGATTTGGGTTGTTGGCACAATATGTACTTCGGTACAGGTCGTTTCTATTACAGTTAAGTATAGGGTTACTGGCCAGTAGTTTATTACAGCTTATTTTTCCGTTTTTAACCCAAAGTATCGTAGATGTCGGGATTCAAAATCAGAACATTCATTTTATTTATCTGATTCTTTTTGCTCAATTGTTTCTTTTTGCGGGAAGGACAGGTTTGGAACTTATCAGAAGCTGGATTTTATTGCATCTTTCTACCCGAATAAACATTTCTCTTATTTCGGATTTCTTTATTAAACTGATGAACTTGCCCATTTCGTTTTTCGATGTGCGAATGACTGGTGATATTATGCAGCGTATTAATGACCATCGCAGAATTGAACGAATTTTGACAACATCATCTCTGAATGTCTTATTTTCTGTGATCAATATGTTTGTGATGGGAGGTGTTCTGGCTTATTTTAACCTGAAGATCTTTCTGGTGTTTTTTGCCGGTAGTCTGCTTTATTTTGGATGGATTACTTTGTTCTTAAAAAGAAGAGAGGTGCTCGATTACAAGCGTTTTGCAGAGGTTTCCAGTGAGCAAAACAAAGTAATGGAGCTTATCAACGGAATGCAGGAAATAAAGCTGCACAACGCCGAAAAACAAAAACGCTGGGGGTGGGAATACATACAGGCCAGACTTTTTAGAGTTTCGATAAAAGGCTTGGTTTTAGAACAAACACAAACTATCGGCTCTTCTGTAATCAATGAATTAAAAAATATCTTTATTATATTCCTATCGGCAAAACTGGTAATCGACGGCTCCATTACACTGGGGATGATGCTGGCGATTAGTTCGATAGTGGGGAGTTTAAACGGGCCAATTACGCAGCTTATAGAATTCGTAAGGGAACTTCAGGATGCAAAGATATCATTGGCCAGATTATCAGAAATTCATGAAAAAGAAGACGAAACACAGCAAGAAGTCTATCAGACGAGTGATGTCCCGTTTGATTCGGATATCGATATTAATAATCTTTCCTATAGGTATTTAGGTTCTGATATTCCTGTTTTGGAAGATCTGACATTGAAAATACCGGCCAATAAAGTTACGGCGATAGTAGGAGTCAGTGGAAGCGGTAAAACAACTTTAATGAAGCTCTTATTGAAATTCTATGAACCTGAAAAAGGGGAGATCAACATCGGAAATACACAATTGAAAAATATTTCGCAAAAAGCATGGAGATCTAATATCGGAGCTGTTATGCAGGAAGGGTTTATTTTTAGTGATACTATTGCTAACAATATTGCGATAGGAGTTGATAAAGTGGATAAAGAACGTTTGGTATATGCTGCTGATGTAGCCAATATAAAAGAATACATTTCAGGTTTACCATTAGGGTACAATACTAAAATTGGTGCCGAAGGACTTGGGATGAGTACCGGACAAAAACAACGTTTGTTAATTGCAAGAGCTGTATATAAAAATCCGGAAGTTTTGTTTTTTGATGAAGCTACATCGGCATTGGATGCGAATAATGAAAAAGAAATCATGCAAAAACTGGATATTTTCTTTAAAGACAAGACAGTTGTGGTTATTGCCCATCGCTTGAGTACCGTGATGAATGCCGATCAAATTGTGGTTTTAGACAAAGGGAAAATCATCGAAATTGGCAGTCATTCTGTTTTAGTAGAGCAAAAAGGGAATTATTTTGAACTGGTTAAGAATCAATTACAATTAGGAAATTAA
- a CDS encoding HlyD family secretion protein has translation MEEDTTFELRSEEVQDILTKVPHWMIRWGTVLIFVIIVMLFFVSWFIKYPDVVTTQIVITTNIPPEKIVSKSSGRIEAILVKDKSIVSKNSTLAVIENTANFKDVFLLKKIVDEYNINDPKKAFPFDLLKNTQLGEIESAFAVFQKDYLAEQLNKNLQPFEVENRAQVSEKVQIKDRLEILQQQKVINESELQLQKNEMARFETLFNKGIISAQEMEAKKLGYLQAQKNYRSLLSSISQLKSALITNTKLSQNSQISGTKEEVTLGRNMAQSFYQLKKVIKDWELAYALRSSVSGVVTFLQVWTENQTINIGDNVFSIIPDTKNGFVGKVKAPALNSGKIKVGQMVNIRLANFPDREFGVLRGKIRNISLVPDKDGNLLLDVALPNGLETSYKKQIVFQQEMKGSAEIVTEDLRLIERILYQFKSLFEQV, from the coding sequence ATGGAAGAAGATACTACATTTGAACTAAGAAGTGAAGAAGTTCAGGATATTCTAACCAAAGTACCGCATTGGATGATTCGTTGGGGAACCGTTTTGATATTTGTCATTATTGTGATGCTTTTTTTCGTGTCCTGGTTTATCAAATATCCGGATGTTGTTACTACTCAAATTGTAATTACAACCAATATTCCTCCAGAGAAGATCGTTTCGAAATCATCGGGTCGTATTGAGGCAATTTTAGTAAAAGATAAATCGATCGTTTCGAAAAACAGCACACTTGCCGTCATTGAAAACACCGCTAATTTTAAAGATGTTTTTTTGTTGAAAAAGATCGTTGACGAATATAATATCAATGACCCTAAGAAAGCTTTTCCGTTCGATTTGTTGAAAAACACTCAGTTAGGAGAGATTGAAAGTGCTTTTGCTGTTTTTCAAAAGGATTATTTGGCCGAGCAGTTGAATAAAAACTTGCAGCCTTTTGAGGTAGAAAATCGGGCACAGGTTTCTGAAAAAGTTCAGATCAAAGACAGATTGGAAATTTTGCAGCAGCAAAAAGTGATTAATGAAAGTGAATTGCAGCTTCAGAAAAATGAAATGGCAAGATTTGAAACCTTATTCAATAAAGGAATCATTTCTGCACAGGAAATGGAAGCTAAAAAACTGGGATATCTTCAGGCGCAAAAAAATTACAGGAGCCTTTTGTCTTCCATTTCTCAGTTAAAGTCGGCTTTGATTACGAATACTAAATTAAGTCAAAACTCACAAATCAGCGGGACAAAAGAAGAAGTTACTTTAGGAAGAAATATGGCGCAGTCTTTTTATCAGCTTAAAAAAGTAATAAAAGACTGGGAGCTGGCATATGCTTTAAGATCTTCGGTAAGTGGAGTGGTTACTTTTTTACAGGTTTGGACGGAGAATCAAACTATTAATATTGGAGATAACGTCTTCTCGATTATTCCGGATACCAAAAATGGTTTTGTAGGTAAGGTAAAAGCACCGGCATTAAATTCGGGAAAAATTAAAGTAGGTCAGATGGTGAACATCAGATTGGCGAATTTTCCCGACAGAGAATTCGGAGTGCTAAGAGGAAAGATCCGAAATATCTCTTTAGTTCCGGATAAAGATGGAAATTTATTGCTGGATGTAGCGCTTCCAAACGGACTGGAAACGTCCTATAAAAAGCAAATTGTTTTTCAACAGGAAATGAAAGGAAGTGCTGAGATCGTAACCGAAGATTTGCGTTTAATCGAGAGAATCTTATATCAGTTTAAAAGTCTTTTTGAGCAAGTTTAG
- a CDS encoding tRNA1(Val) (adenine(37)-N6)-methyltransferase, giving the protein MFQFKQFSVLQDKTAMKVGTDGVLLGAWAPINHNPFSVLDIGAGTGIIALMLAQRTNAEQIDALEIDEDAYEQAVENFENSPWGDRLFCFHAGLDEFIEEPEDEYDLIVSNPPFYAEDYKSENEQRDLARFQDAMPFEELVEAADLLLSENGIFAIILPFKEEEKFIALAKESELYPIKITRVKGTPTSVVKRSLLAFSRNENAQPEIDELTIEIDRHVYTPEYIELTKDFYLKF; this is encoded by the coding sequence ATGTTTCAATTCAAGCAATTTTCAGTTCTACAAGACAAAACCGCTATGAAGGTGGGTACTGATGGTGTTTTACTAGGTGCCTGGGCACCTATAAATCATAATCCGTTTAGTGTTTTAGACATTGGCGCCGGAACCGGAATTATCGCTTTAATGCTGGCACAAAGAACAAATGCAGAACAAATTGATGCTCTAGAAATTGATGAGGATGCTTATGAACAAGCCGTAGAAAATTTTGAAAACTCGCCTTGGGGAGACCGTTTATTTTGTTTTCATGCAGGTTTGGATGAATTTATAGAAGAACCGGAAGACGAATACGATCTGATTGTTTCGAATCCACCCTTTTATGCTGAAGATTATAAAAGCGAAAACGAACAACGTGACTTAGCGCGCTTTCAGGATGCAATGCCTTTTGAAGAATTAGTCGAAGCTGCTGATTTACTTTTGTCTGAAAATGGAATATTTGCCATCATTCTCCCTTTTAAAGAAGAAGAAAAATTTATTGCCTTAGCCAAAGAATCAGAATTATACCCTATTAAAATTACCCGCGTAAAAGGTACCCCTACATCTGTTGTAAAGCGCAGTCTTTTGGCTTTTAGCCGAAATGAAAATGCACAACCTGAAATTGATGAATTAACAATAGAAATTGACCGACACGTTTATACTCCTGAGTATATTGAGCTTACTAAAGATTTTTATTTGAAATTCTAA
- the rimM gene encoding ribosome maturation factor RimM (Essential for efficient processing of 16S rRNA): protein MRKEECFYLGKIAKKFSFKGEVLAYLDTDEPELYENLESVFVECNKHLIPFFIETSSLHKNDFLRIRFEDVNTEEDADALVGNAIYLPLTMLPKLSGNKFYFHEVIGFEIEDQRLGVFGKIAAVNDTTAQPLFEVLNGEVEMLIPMIDHFLVKVDRENKKIIMDLPEGLVEMYL from the coding sequence ATGCGTAAAGAAGAATGTTTTTATTTAGGTAAAATCGCCAAAAAATTTAGTTTCAAAGGTGAAGTTCTGGCTTATTTAGACACGGACGAACCTGAGTTATACGAAAATCTGGAATCAGTGTTTGTTGAATGCAACAAACACTTGATTCCTTTTTTTATTGAAACAAGTTCTTTACACAAAAACGACTTCCTAAGAATTCGTTTTGAAGATGTAAACACAGAAGAAGATGCTGATGCCCTTGTTGGCAATGCCATTTATCTTCCTTTAACTATGTTGCCAAAACTTTCCGGCAACAAATTTTATTTCCACGAAGTAATCGGTTTTGAAATCGAAGACCAGCGCTTAGGTGTTTTTGGAAAAATCGCTGCTGTAAACGATACGACAGCACAACCTCTTTTTGAAGTTTTAAATGGCGAAGTCGAAATGTTAATTCCGATGATCGATCATTTTCTGGTAAAAGTCGACCGCGAAAACAAAAAGATTATCATGGATTTACCTGAAGGTTTGGTGGAGATGTACCTCTAA
- a CDS encoding 30S ribosomal protein S16, which produces MSVKIRLQRHGKKGKPFYWVVAADARSKRDGKYLEKIGTYNPNTNPATIDLNLDSAVKWLHNGAQPTDTARAILSYKGALLKHHLDGGIRKGALTQEQADAKLAAWLEAKAGKVDAKKDGLSKAQADVKAKALKAEQEVNAKRLAAAAQAEADAIAAATTAEATEEVAEVEASTEETATEENNETTEA; this is translated from the coding sequence ATGTCAGTAAAAATTAGATTACAAAGACACGGTAAAAAAGGAAAACCTTTTTACTGGGTTGTAGCTGCAGATGCACGCTCAAAAAGAGATGGTAAATACTTAGAGAAAATCGGTACTTACAATCCAAACACAAACCCGGCAACTATCGACTTAAACCTTGATAGCGCAGTTAAATGGTTACACAATGGTGCTCAACCAACTGATACTGCTAGAGCAATTCTTTCTTACAAAGGTGCTTTATTGAAACACCACCTTGATGGAGGTATCCGTAAAGGAGCTTTAACTCAAGAGCAAGCTGACGCTAAATTAGCTGCTTGGTTAGAAGCTAAAGCTGGAAAAGTTGATGCTAAAAAAGATGGTTTATCAAAAGCACAAGCTGATGTTAAAGCTAAAGCTTTAAAAGCGGAACAAGAAGTTAATGCAAAACGTTTAGCTGCTGCTGCTCAGGCTGAAGCTGACGCAATTGCTGCTGCTACTACTGCTGAAGCTACAGAAGAAGTTGCTGAAGTTGAAGCTTCAACTGAAGAAACTGCTACTGAAGAGAATAACGAAACAACTGAAGCATAA
- a CDS encoding DUF6252 family protein: MKKIISLVLLLFIVSACSEDIKFNNPAFQSLKENVFWRATTFNAYSSASGGIVIEGNLGFEKVVLKVPNTGVQTYALGRDNISTASYSNTQPSQSSSFSTGTDRGDGQIVITEFNTENKTISGTFKFNALNEDQKDTEKPKISFTEGVFYKIPISATSGN, translated from the coding sequence ATGAAAAAAATAATTTCTTTAGTATTGCTGCTTTTTATTGTTTCTGCTTGTTCTGAAGATATAAAATTTAATAATCCGGCCTTCCAAAGCTTAAAAGAAAATGTGTTTTGGCGCGCTACAACCTTTAATGCTTATAGTTCTGCGAGCGGAGGTATTGTTATTGAAGGTAATTTGGGATTTGAGAAAGTAGTTTTAAAAGTTCCGAATACAGGAGTGCAAACTTATGCCCTTGGGCGTGACAATATCTCGACTGCAAGTTATTCTAATACGCAGCCGTCGCAATCATCCAGTTTTTCTACAGGTACGGATAGAGGAGATGGACAAATTGTGATTACTGAGTTTAATACAGAGAATAAAACAATCTCAGGAACCTTTAAATTTAACGCCCTGAATGAGGATCAAAAAGATACTGAAAAGCCAAAAATTAGTTTTACCGAAGGTGTTTTTTACAAAATTCCAATTTCGGCAACATCTGGGAATTAG
- a CDS encoding RNA recognition motif domain-containing protein gives MNIFVGSLPFSIEEADLRESFEAYGAVDSVKIITDKFTGRSKGFGFVEMPNDSEAQKAIDELNGATVQGRTIVVNKSEPKPESERRSFNNNRGGYGNNRGGNDRGGNRGGY, from the coding sequence ATGAACATTTTTGTTGGAAGCCTTCCATTCAGTATTGAGGAAGCAGATTTAAGAGAGTCTTTCGAGGCTTACGGAGCAGTAGATTCAGTTAAAATTATTACTGATAAATTTACTGGAAGAAGCAAAGGATTTGGTTTCGTTGAGATGCCAAACGACAGCGAGGCTCAAAAAGCAATTGATGAATTGAACGGAGCTACTGTTCAAGGTCGTACAATTGTTGTTAATAAATCTGAGCCAAAACCTGAAAGCGAAAGAAGAAGTTTCAATAACAACCGTGGTGGTTACGGAAACAACCGTGGCGGGAATGACCGTGGCGGTAACAGAGGAGGATATTAA
- the leuB gene encoding 3-isopropylmalate dehydrogenase produces the protein MKLNIALLAGDGIGPEVINEAVKVSDAIAKKYNHEITWTPALTGACAIDAVGVPYPDETHEICMKADAVLFGAIGHPKYDNDPSAPVRPEQGLLLMRKKLGLFANVRPTFTFPSLIDNSPLKRERIEGTDLVFLRELTGGIYFGEKGRKDNGDTAFDNCVYTRAEVQRLAKKGFELAMTRSKKLCCVDKANVLETSRLWRETVQAMEKDYPEVTVSYEFVDAVAMRLVQWPNSYDVLITENLFGDILTDEASVISGSMGLMPSASVGEHTSLYEPIHGSYPQATGLNIANPLATILSAAMMFEDAFGLKDEAEAIRAVVNQSLEQGIVTEDLAPKDAKAYKTSEVGDWLVANL, from the coding sequence ATGAAATTAAACATAGCCCTTTTAGCAGGAGACGGAATTGGTCCTGAGGTAATAAACGAAGCGGTAAAAGTATCTGATGCTATTGCAAAGAAATACAATCACGAAATAACATGGACTCCAGCCTTAACCGGAGCATGTGCAATTGACGCCGTTGGAGTTCCTTATCCTGATGAAACCCACGAAATATGTATGAAAGCCGATGCTGTTCTATTTGGAGCAATTGGCCATCCAAAATATGATAATGATCCAAGCGCACCGGTACGTCCGGAACAGGGTTTACTACTCATGCGTAAAAAATTAGGATTGTTTGCGAATGTACGTCCGACTTTCACTTTTCCCTCCTTGATTGATAATTCTCCTTTAAAAAGAGAAAGAATCGAAGGTACTGATCTGGTTTTCTTAAGAGAATTGACAGGAGGAATTTACTTTGGCGAAAAAGGAAGAAAAGACAATGGAGATACCGCATTTGACAACTGCGTTTATACCAGAGCCGAAGTGCAGCGTCTGGCAAAAAAAGGCTTTGAACTAGCCATGACCCGCAGTAAAAAATTATGCTGTGTTGACAAGGCAAATGTTTTGGAAACTTCACGTTTATGGAGAGAAACAGTTCAAGCTATGGAAAAAGACTATCCGGAAGTTACTGTATCTTACGAATTTGTAGATGCCGTTGCCATGCGATTGGTGCAATGGCCTAACTCTTATGACGTTCTTATTACCGAGAATTTATTTGGAGATATTTTAACTGATGAAGCTTCTGTAATATCGGGTTCTATGGGGTTAATGCCTTCTGCTTCTGTTGGAGAACATACTTCTCTTTACGAACCAATTCACGGATCTTATCCTCAGGCAACAGGATTGAATATCGCAAATCCGCTGGCTACTATTTTATCAGCTGCCATGATGTTTGAAGATGCTTTCGGGTTAAAAGACGAAGCAGAAGCAATTAGAGCTGTTGTAAACCAATCCTTAGAGCAAGGAATTGTTACCGAGGATCTGGCTCCAAAAGACGCTAAAGCCTACAAAACCAGCGAAGTTGGAGACTGGCTTGTCGCTAACTTATAA
- a CDS encoding alpha-isopropylmalate synthase regulatory domain-containing protein, with translation MEKRKIEIMDTTLRDGEQTSGVSFSAAEKLTIAQLLLEELNIDRIEIASARVSEGEFQAVKGITTWATEKEYINRIEVLAFVDGGVSIEWMKKAGARVQNLLTKGSLNHLTHQLKKTPEQHFSEIAHIISLAQKNDIETNVYLEDWSNGMRNSPDYVFQFLDFLSTQPVKRILLPDTLGVLIPSLTFEFISKIRARYPKIHFDFHAHNDYDLSVANVMEAIKAGINGLHVTVNGMGERAGNAPLESTVAVVNDYLPEVSINIKETSLYSVSKLVETFTGYRIPANKPIVGDNVFTQTAGIHADGDNKNNLYFNDLLPERFGRKRKYALGKTSGKANIEKNLQELGLKLNQEDLKLVTQRIIELGDKKETVTKEDLPYIISDVLDSHTYEERIKIESYILVHSKGMRPSTTLCLKFGDEIIEENAQGDGQFDAFMNALSKIYKNKKLTLPKLIDYAVRIPPGSSSDALCETIITWVNNGKEFKTRGLDSDQTVAAIIATQKMLNIVT, from the coding sequence ATGGAAAAAAGAAAAATTGAAATAATGGATACAACACTCCGCGATGGTGAACAAACCTCGGGAGTATCATTTTCTGCTGCAGAAAAACTAACCATTGCACAATTACTGTTGGAAGAATTAAATATTGACCGAATCGAAATTGCCTCTGCACGTGTAAGCGAAGGAGAATTTCAGGCCGTAAAAGGCATCACTACCTGGGCAACCGAAAAAGAATACATCAATCGTATTGAAGTTCTTGCTTTTGTAGACGGTGGCGTTTCGATAGAATGGATGAAAAAAGCCGGCGCAAGAGTTCAAAATCTGTTGACCAAAGGCTCCTTAAACCATCTCACTCATCAATTAAAAAAAACACCCGAACAGCACTTTTCCGAAATCGCACACATCATCAGTTTGGCCCAGAAGAATGATATTGAAACCAATGTTTATCTGGAAGACTGGAGCAACGGAATGCGAAATTCTCCTGATTATGTTTTTCAATTTCTGGATTTTCTATCCACTCAGCCTGTTAAACGAATTTTACTTCCGGATACTTTAGGGGTATTAATTCCGTCTCTGACTTTTGAGTTTATTTCAAAAATCAGAGCCCGATATCCTAAAATTCATTTCGATTTCCATGCGCATAACGACTATGACTTAAGCGTTGCCAATGTTATGGAAGCCATAAAAGCTGGTATCAACGGACTTCATGTGACGGTAAACGGAATGGGAGAACGCGCCGGAAATGCCCCACTCGAAAGTACCGTAGCCGTAGTAAACGATTACCTGCCTGAAGTAAGCATTAACATTAAGGAGACTTCTTTGTACTCCGTGAGTAAACTGGTAGAAACTTTTACCGGCTACAGAATTCCTGCCAACAAACCGATTGTTGGAGACAATGTTTTCACCCAAACTGCCGGAATTCATGCCGACGGAGACAATAAAAACAATCTGTATTTTAATGATTTGCTTCCGGAGCGCTTTGGAAGAAAACGAAAATATGCTTTAGGAAAAACTTCCGGAAAAGCCAATATCGAAAAAAATCTTCAGGAATTAGGTTTAAAACTAAATCAGGAAGATTTGAAATTGGTCACACAAAGAATCATCGAACTGGGAGACAAAAAAGAGACGGTAACCAAAGAAGATCTTCCATACATTATTTCTGATGTTCTGGACAGCCATACGTATGAAGAAAGGATAAAAATTGAATCCTATATATTAGTTCACTCAAAAGGAATGCGTCCGTCTACAACTTTATGCTTAAAATTCGGAGATGAAATTATCGAAGAAAACGCACAGGGTGACGGTCAGTTTGACGCTTTTATGAATGCTTTATCTAAAATTTATAAAAACAAAAAACTAACGCTTCCCAAATTAATTGATTACGCTGTAAGAATCCCTCCCGGAAGCAGCTCCGATGCTTTGTGCGAAACGATCATCACCTGGGTCAACAATGGAAAAGAGTTTAAAACAAGAGGATTAGATTCTGACCAGACTGTTGCAGCGATTATAGCCACTCAAAAAATGTTGAATATAGTTACCTAA
- the leuD gene encoding 3-isopropylmalate dehydratase small subunit, whose product MAYDKFNILTSSAVPLPIENVDTDQIIPARFLKATTREGFGDNLFRDWRYNGDNTPKTDFVLNDSTYSGKILVGGKNFGSGSSREHAAWAVYDYGFRAVVSSFFADIFKGNCLNIGVLPVQVSPEFAETIFKAIEADPKTELEINLPNQTITLLATGQQESFAINGYKKNNMINGFDDIDYLQNIKEDIVAFADKLPY is encoded by the coding sequence ATGGCATACGATAAATTTAATATACTTACCAGCAGTGCAGTGCCACTGCCAATCGAAAACGTGGACACCGATCAGATTATTCCGGCTCGTTTTCTAAAAGCAACTACACGCGAAGGTTTTGGAGACAATTTGTTTAGAGACTGGAGATATAACGGAGACAACACTCCAAAAACTGATTTCGTTTTAAACGATTCAACTTATAGTGGAAAAATTCTCGTTGGAGGAAAAAATTTTGGTTCAGGATCTTCGAGAGAACATGCTGCCTGGGCGGTTTACGATTACGGTTTCAGAGCTGTAGTTTCAAGCTTCTTTGCTGACATTTTCAAAGGAAACTGCCTGAATATCGGAGTTCTTCCGGTTCAGGTGAGCCCTGAATTCGCAGAAACCATTTTTAAAGCCATCGAAGCTGATCCTAAAACAGAACTGGAAATCAATTTACCGAATCAAACGATTACTTTATTGGCGACAGGTCAGCAAGAATCATTTGCCATCAACGGATACAAAAAGAACAACATGATTAATGGCTTTGACGACATTGATTATTTACAAAATATTAAAGAAGACATTGTAGCTTTTGCTGACAAACTTCCTTACTAA